One window from the genome of Vicia villosa cultivar HV-30 ecotype Madison, WI unplaced genomic scaffold, Vvil1.0 ctg.002608F_1_1, whole genome shotgun sequence encodes:
- the LOC131639389 gene encoding putative RING-H2 finger protein ATL21A has translation MSTLKFSLIFSIFFFLFHSSTQLCFKKYCGNPELGLIFEFPFILREPFEYYNNQSHRCGYPGFEVYCNDDKQALLKLSNDRNFVVKSISLERQRIWVNGPNDCPPQRFIENINVIEDLPFVWDNSYRKYYENVTFLNCSIDSGKEPNPVIDELPTIPCMSNANYSIVYTLQSSIVDSLSSRCHEIGFARVPVKDNSSEAMVVLDGLYSDALLRWDTPSCGCEPDQFCGFLSDTGLNVTCYPSDYVLNFPGENPSSPKRKKIDFFPVVWGISGILFFMWVSLSIYKNRRQNRIQQRQTITNIEPSNREPPWFVFGLDRSRIEQYPKIQLAESGQLPKSIDNVCSICLSEYKPMDTLRSIPQCNHHFHVDCIDVWLKMNATCPLCRNLPGL, from the exons ATGTCTACCTTGAAATTTTCTCTCATATTTTCCatattcttctttctttttcacagtTCAACTCAACTTTGTTTTAAGAAATATTGTGGAAACCCTGAGTTAGGTCTTATTTTTGAGTTTCCTTTCATATTAAGAGAACCATTTGAATATTACAATAATCAAAGTCATCGATGTGGATATCCAGGGTTTGAAGTTTATTGCAATGATGATAAGCAAGCTTTGCTTAAACTCTCAAATGATAGGAATTTTGTAGTCAAAAGTATTTCCCTTGAGAGACAAAGAATTTGGGTCAACGGTCCTAATGATTGTCCACCACAAAGGTTCATCGAAAACATAAACGTTATTGAAGATTTACCTTTTGTATGGGATAACTCTTATCGTAAATATTATGAAAATGTTACATTTCTCAATTGTAGTATCGATTCTGGAAAAGAACCAAATCCAGTGATTGATGAGCTTCCAACTATACCTTGTATGAGCAATGCAAATTATTCGATTGTGTATACGTTGCAATCATCTATTGTTGATTCGTTGAGTTCAAGGTGTCATGAGATTGGATTTGCTAGAGTTCCAGTAAAAGATAATTCAAGTGAAGCAATGGTAGTTTTGGATGGACTTTATTCTGATGCATTGTTGCGATGGGATACACCTTCTTGTGGATGTGAGCCTGATCAATTTTGTGGTTTTCTATCGGATACGGGTCTTAATGTTACTTGTTATCCTTCCGACTACGTTCTTAATTTCCCAG GGGAAAATCCTTCATCACCAAAGcgtaaaaaaattgacttttttccAGTAGTATGGGGAATATCAGGAATTTTGTTCTTCATGTGGGTATCATTATCTATATATAAAAATAGAAGGCAAAACCGTATTCAACAAAGACAAACAATTACAAATATAGAGCCAAGTAATCGAGAACCTCCTTGGTTTGTGTTTGGGCTTGATAGATCAAGGATAGAACAATATCCAAAGATTCAACTAGCAGAAAGTGGACAATTACCTAAATCAATTGACAATGTTTGTTCCATATGTCTTAGTGAGTATAAGCCTATGGATACATTAAGGAGCATACCACAATGTAATCATCATTTTCATGTTGATTGTATAGATGTTTGGCTCAAGATGAATGCTACATGTCCTTTATGTCGAAATCTGCCAGGGTTATGA